From one Streptomyces sp. SCSIO 30461 genomic stretch:
- a CDS encoding SpoIIE family protein phosphatase encodes MSEIPETASGVVWQSSPPGSIYDYIKVASFSIGPDGLVDQWSRRATEQFGIEAAEVMGKDPIEVFMPVELRPRGYRKMAEILDGREWTGLVPFRTPGGEHPHGLAEVYVMPSETEGGRHAALCIVVDVRALRGIETDLAASQAIFGQSPFGFLLFGPDLTVVQANRRFAAVFGGAPSEHRGRTVHDYLSRPEAERMTAALKRVLDTGDSVTDLQVVGNVPGGNERRHWSVNLYRVHSGTGRPVGVAGLGIDVTRRHIAAREAASARRNLAILNEASARIGNSLDLETTARELLGVAVPGFCDLASVDLYQGLLTGDEAPPGHWGSGHPEGYGGTSAELRRVAFASAVSGALPSDRPDTAPGDRTGRDGGSDATGGVAASTPGAPSVGALHHFPFSSPSATALRTARVQAIPGEEGSLVQSTLAVPMVAHDAVIGLVQFSRAKGSEPFGERDRALAVELAARAAVCMDNARLYRREHERALILQRSLLPPGDPEAAGLDIACRYLPGNTATEVGGDWFDVIELPGHRTALVVGDVMGRGLRAAVAMGELRTAVRTLALLDLEPAEVLSALDEIARGLGSPSGAQQASRVAHKNRGPELSEVYLATCVYAVYDPVTRRCTFANAGHLPPVLVEPGEEALLLDVPPGMPLGVGGEPFEEVQVELPEGALLALYTDGLVESRHHPLDEGLGAFRAALTDPSRPLAGRTLPPQATGHRAPAPVPAPGAGSSSLEDICDHVLNTLDTRHGEDDIALLMARVQGMPTEAVGDWRLPREPRSVGRARELTRAQLVAWDLEPLVDTVELLVSELVTNALRYGEGEIRLRLLRDRTLVCEVWDAGLVQPRRRRAKDTDEGGRGLQLVGLLSAAWGSRRTPQGKTVWFELALPDGDSSPEPSVEQLLSMF; translated from the coding sequence TCGACGGCAGGGAGTGGACCGGCCTCGTCCCCTTCCGCACGCCGGGCGGAGAACACCCGCACGGCCTGGCAGAGGTCTATGTCATGCCGAGCGAGACCGAGGGCGGCCGGCACGCCGCGCTCTGTATCGTGGTCGATGTGCGGGCGCTGCGCGGCATAGAGACCGACCTCGCCGCCTCGCAGGCCATTTTCGGCCAATCTCCATTTGGCTTCCTGCTGTTCGGTCCCGACCTCACCGTCGTACAGGCCAACCGGCGCTTCGCGGCCGTGTTCGGCGGTGCTCCGTCGGAACACCGCGGGCGTACCGTCCACGACTACCTCTCCAGGCCGGAGGCCGAGCGGATGACCGCTGCCCTCAAGCGGGTCCTGGACACCGGCGACTCCGTCACCGACCTTCAGGTCGTCGGCAACGTGCCCGGCGGCAACGAGCGCCGCCACTGGTCGGTCAACCTCTACCGGGTGCACAGCGGTACAGGGCGCCCCGTCGGCGTCGCCGGACTCGGTATCGACGTCACGCGCCGTCACATCGCCGCCCGTGAGGCCGCCAGCGCCCGGCGCAACCTCGCCATCCTCAACGAGGCGAGCGCCCGGATCGGCAACTCGCTGGACCTGGAGACCACTGCCCGCGAACTCCTCGGGGTCGCCGTGCCCGGCTTCTGCGACCTCGCGTCCGTCGACCTGTACCAGGGGCTGCTCACCGGAGACGAGGCACCGCCCGGACACTGGGGTTCCGGCCACCCCGAGGGGTACGGCGGCACCAGCGCCGAACTGCGCCGGGTCGCCTTCGCCAGCGCGGTCTCAGGCGCGTTGCCATCCGACCGCCCGGACACCGCCCCAGGCGATCGGACGGGTCGGGACGGGGGCTCGGACGCAACCGGGGGCGTCGCCGCGTCCACCCCGGGGGCGCCGAGTGTCGGGGCCCTGCACCACTTCCCGTTCAGCTCGCCGTCGGCAACCGCTCTGCGCACCGCCCGGGTGCAGGCCATCCCGGGTGAGGAAGGCAGTCTCGTCCAGTCGACCCTCGCCGTCCCGATGGTCGCGCACGACGCGGTCATCGGGCTGGTGCAGTTCTCCCGGGCCAAGGGCAGCGAACCCTTCGGCGAACGGGACCGCGCCCTCGCGGTCGAACTCGCCGCGCGCGCCGCCGTCTGCATGGACAACGCCCGGCTCTACCGCCGAGAGCACGAACGAGCCCTGATCCTCCAACGCAGCCTGCTCCCCCCGGGCGACCCCGAGGCCGCCGGACTCGACATCGCCTGCCGCTATCTGCCGGGCAACACCGCGACCGAGGTCGGCGGCGACTGGTTCGACGTCATCGAACTGCCCGGTCATCGCACCGCACTCGTCGTGGGTGACGTCATGGGCCGTGGACTGCGCGCCGCCGTGGCCATGGGCGAACTGCGCACCGCCGTAAGGACGCTGGCGCTGCTCGACCTGGAACCCGCGGAGGTGCTGTCCGCGCTGGACGAGATCGCCCGCGGGCTCGGCAGCCCCAGCGGTGCCCAGCAGGCGTCCCGCGTGGCGCACAAGAACCGCGGCCCGGAGCTTTCCGAGGTCTATCTGGCGACCTGTGTCTACGCCGTGTACGACCCGGTGACCAGGCGCTGCACCTTCGCCAACGCCGGGCATCTGCCACCCGTCCTCGTGGAGCCGGGCGAGGAGGCCCTGCTGCTCGACGTGCCCCCCGGCATGCCACTGGGGGTCGGCGGGGAGCCCTTTGAGGAGGTCCAGGTCGAGCTTCCGGAAGGCGCCCTGCTCGCGCTCTACACGGACGGTCTCGTGGAGTCCAGGCACCATCCGCTGGACGAGGGGCTAGGCGCGTTCCGGGCAGCGCTCACCGATCCCTCCCGGCCGTTGGCGGGCCGCACACTCCCGCCGCAGGCGACCGGGCACAGGGCACCGGCGCCCGTGCCCGCCCCGGGAGCGGGTTCCTCTTCGCTGGAGGACATCTGCGACCACGTCCTGAACACTCTGGACACCCGCCACGGCGAGGACGACATCGCCCTCCTCATGGCCCGTGTCCAGGGCATGCCGACCGAGGCCGTGGGCGACTGGCGGCTGCCCCGCGAGCCACGCTCGGTGGGCAGGGCCCGCGAACTCACCAGGGCACAGCTGGTCGCCTGGGACCTCGAACCACTCGTGGACACCGTCGAACTGCTCGTCAGCGAACTGGTCACCAACGCCCTGCGCTACGGAGAGGGCGAGATACGGCTGCGCCTGCTCCGCGACCGCACCCTGGTCTGCGAGGTCTGGGACGCGGGCCTCGTACAGCCTCGGCGCAGGCGAGCCAAGGACACCGACGAAGGCGGCCGTGGCCTGCAACTGGTCGGGCTGCTGAGCGCCGCATGGGGCTCCCGCCGCACTCCGCAGGGCAAGACGGTGTGGTTCGAACTGGCCCTCCCGGACGGCGACTCGTCGCCCGAGCCCAGCGTGGAGCAACTACTCAGCATGTTCTGA
- a CDS encoding VCBS repeat-containing protein, with amino-acid sequence MWTEGWSAFAGLSTQPVTGTPKECESRAASHVAWLDWKSGTGLFVTSVDRTTHEQKRTVVGSRANPHDYTDNGSTDVLVRDASGVLWRDDLRDRPANGQIKPALRTRVGAGWQTYKQIEAVGDLAGNKAGVLWLYQGNGRGNFATRVRIGGGWGAFTQLVGAGDVDDDGRPDLIAYGAGGTYVYRSTGSTTAPFSRQSTSLYAGEGSEFNSIA; translated from the coding sequence ATGTGGACGGAGGGCTGGTCGGCATTCGCGGGCCTGTCCACACAGCCGGTGACCGGCACACCGAAGGAGTGCGAGTCCAGAGCCGCTTCGCACGTGGCCTGGCTCGACTGGAAGTCCGGCACGGGACTGTTCGTCACGTCCGTCGACCGCACGACGCACGAGCAGAAGCGGACCGTCGTGGGATCACGCGCCAACCCGCACGATTACACCGACAACGGTTCCACCGACGTCCTCGTGCGGGACGCGTCCGGTGTGCTGTGGCGCGACGACCTACGGGACCGGCCGGCGAACGGTCAGATCAAGCCCGCCCTGCGCACCCGGGTCGGCGCGGGCTGGCAGACGTACAAGCAGATCGAGGCCGTCGGTGACCTCGCGGGCAACAAGGCCGGCGTCCTCTGGCTCTACCAGGGCAACGGCCGCGGCAACTTCGCCACCCGGGTACGGATCGGCGGCGGCTGGGGAGCCTTCACCCAGCTCGTCGGCGCCGGTGATGTCGACGACGACGGACGTCCGGACCTGATCGCGTACGGGGCGGGCGGCACGTACGTCTACCGCTCGACGGGCTCCACGACCGCCCCCTTCAGCCGTCAGTCGACGTCGCTGTACGCGGGCGAGGGCTCCGAGTTCAACAGCATCGCGTAG